A single region of the Fimbriimonadaceae bacterium genome encodes:
- a CDS encoding glycosyltransferase family 2 protein: MRINDPTLPLVTVIIPCYNHAQYLPTSIECALNQDYPNIEVIVVNDGSSDDTSQVAEKYKEQGVVLINQVNAGLSASRNAGIMLSRGDIMCFLDADDRMDLNLISERVKLFDSDRVGIVAGAYRFTDPDLEPYAEADQLAPPDYVVNAQTTVWAALSPNCGLLVRKRAFVECGFYDPLLRACEDWDQQNRICQKFEHRFDPVRRSDYRQLPRSMSRDPVVMFDNGMTVIRKAQVYVGKSFKTRLNCSIGLFRHTVSTAILPILNEQKGFAGYKSLFRFILSRPSAAVFLLAGIMRKVYNNIFRRRLLKRSRQS; encoded by the coding sequence ATGAGAATCAATGACCCAACTCTGCCCCTGGTGACGGTCATCATCCCGTGCTACAACCACGCTCAATACCTCCCCACTTCCATCGAGTGCGCCCTAAACCAGGATTATCCGAACATCGAAGTCATCGTCGTCAACGACGGCTCCTCCGACGACACCTCCCAAGTCGCCGAAAAGTACAAGGAGCAAGGGGTCGTCCTCATCAATCAGGTCAATGCCGGTCTTTCCGCATCCAGAAACGCCGGAATCATGCTCTCCCGAGGGGACATCATGTGCTTCCTCGACGCCGACGACCGGATGGACTTGAACCTGATCTCCGAGCGCGTCAAGCTGTTCGACTCTGACCGTGTCGGGATCGTCGCCGGAGCCTACCGTTTCACCGACCCTGACCTCGAACCCTACGCCGAAGCCGATCAGCTCGCTCCACCCGACTACGTCGTCAACGCCCAAACAACGGTCTGGGCCGCCCTATCGCCAAACTGCGGCCTACTCGTGCGTAAGCGTGCCTTCGTCGAATGCGGATTTTACGACCCGCTCCTCAGAGCATGTGAGGACTGGGATCAACAAAACCGAATCTGTCAAAAGTTCGAACACCGATTCGACCCCGTGCGCAGATCGGATTACCGGCAGCTCCCCCGATCCATGTCCCGCGATCCCGTTGTCATGTTCGACAACGGCATGACCGTCATCCGCAAAGCCCAGGTCTACGTCGGCAAATCGTTCAAAACTCGCCTTAACTGCTCAATCGGCCTATTCCGGCACACCGTCTCAACCGCTATCCTGCCCATACTGAACGAGCAGAAAGGGTTCGCCGGATACAAAAGCCTTTTTCGGTTCATCCTTAGCCGCCCCTCTGCCGCTGTATTCCTCTTGGCCGGGATCATGCGAAAGGTTTACAACAACATCTTCCGACGTCGGTTGCTCAAGCGCTCTCGACAGTCATGA
- a CDS encoding oligosaccharide flippase family protein yields MNKSEFTTGFAWNFMFNAINRLAFPVIGILIARHLGPAEMGIFALYASIVTVIDVFRDAGLGSTLIADREHKLGSVASYFWTSISISAILALVVFLLRDKAAVYFGSDSLRMTLIFGSIGLMIGGLTIIPNAILQQQARFRDAGFAELVASIIGYSVCIIMIFQGYGFEALLTQSIIRGALLLAFFWYLAKPKISGGKLQDSWSILAKSTHLLANNIQYTIYTTVDNTFIGKVFGEKALGLYGTMYNISTRPLELVSWPLSRTLFVAFTRTQDDKVRLASILCRSYRAVAFSMVPLYAFLAIYSKPFVISLYSTKFEDAVPILTMLAIYLGVRSFGTIGGTACVAIHRASLNTLCWFLPYVVAITGIWLTWSTRSLISATFWLTLGAVAGYGAQTIVSLFVFRPTAKALASVGSAIACSVGAVILSVPILWLNAPLPIKLVLGVAFVGIVQVILVGLQTKKNPWACFSLKGIKGVWAEM; encoded by the coding sequence ATGAACAAATCCGAATTCACCACCGGCTTCGCGTGGAACTTCATGTTCAACGCGATCAACCGACTGGCGTTTCCGGTCATCGGCATCCTCATCGCCCGACATCTCGGCCCCGCCGAAATGGGCATCTTCGCACTCTACGCGTCCATTGTCACCGTCATCGACGTTTTTCGCGACGCCGGGCTTGGCTCAACCCTAATCGCCGACCGCGAACACAAGCTCGGCAGCGTCGCCAGCTATTTCTGGACAAGCATCTCCATCAGCGCGATCCTCGCACTTGTCGTCTTCCTCCTGCGCGACAAAGCCGCTGTTTACTTCGGCTCCGACAGCTTGCGCATGACCCTCATCTTCGGAAGCATCGGGCTGATGATCGGCGGCCTAACCATCATCCCCAACGCCATCCTCCAGCAGCAGGCCAGATTTCGAGACGCCGGGTTTGCCGAGCTTGTCGCCTCCATCATCGGCTATTCCGTCTGCATCATCATGATCTTCCAGGGCTATGGATTCGAGGCCCTTCTCACCCAATCGATCATCCGGGGCGCGCTCCTTCTTGCCTTTTTCTGGTACCTCGCCAAGCCCAAAATCTCCGGCGGTAAGCTGCAGGACTCCTGGTCGATTCTCGCCAAATCGACGCATCTCCTCGCCAACAACATCCAATACACGATCTACACAACCGTCGACAACACCTTCATTGGAAAGGTCTTTGGCGAAAAGGCGTTGGGACTCTACGGAACGATGTACAACATCTCCACCCGCCCGCTCGAACTCGTAAGTTGGCCCCTCAGCCGCACCCTGTTTGTGGCCTTCACCCGCACCCAAGACGACAAAGTACGGCTTGCATCTATCCTCTGCCGCTCCTACCGCGCCGTCGCATTCTCGATGGTCCCGCTGTACGCATTTCTCGCCATCTACAGCAAACCGTTCGTGATCTCGCTTTACTCCACCAAGTTCGAAGATGCCGTCCCAATCCTCACTATGCTGGCGATCTATCTCGGCGTCCGCTCATTCGGCACCATCGGCGGCACAGCCTGCGTAGCCATCCACCGCGCCAGCCTAAACACGCTCTGCTGGTTTTTGCCATACGTTGTCGCCATCACGGGCATTTGGCTGACGTGGAGTACCAGATCGCTCATCTCCGCAACGTTCTGGCTAACTCTCGGAGCGGTTGCTGGCTATGGAGCGCAAACGATCGTATCGTTGTTCGTCTTCCGCCCCACCGCAAAGGCCCTCGCAAGCGTTGGCTCAGCAATCGCATGCTCCGTTGGCGCGGTCATTCTGTCCGTCCCCATCCTCTGGCTGAACGCCCCCCTGCCCATCAAGCTTGTCTTGGGCGTCGCGTTCGTGGGCATCGTCCAAGTGATCCTAGTTGGCCTTCAAACGAAGAAAAACCCCTGGGCTTGCTTCTCCCTAAAAGGGATAAAAGGCGTATGGGCCGAGATGTAG
- a CDS encoding O-antigen ligase family protein — MLAHLIGFSFWWYLVIDLLADRFPLPYVRLNELPIIAVMFFLLLDRPSHRKRYRIGLWEITFIAFAAFYGVGLIYAELFMVRASGVINYGDWMRTFLTPLLFYIVIIECNNREHFSMKVLIYWLVGTIAFIAMLGLLQAGNVAGFRNWFRGFYQWDKIDAKLVGPSAEYQARGISAHANGHAEILSMGLATVAFLFSLKVKKWVVVGYSGLVALSLFFTYSRGGILAMTLIIVGICAFYIVRRKWVISGVIGGCFLGAMIAFLAMVYAFDIKRYKEPLEGRSIARANMSISSWYDRIDTNNRMAEMFRRFPVFGASPAGAGLNRQGVLSYNYYNAEGVTGTAYYQMPAYFGFGGLVFVFIILLLPFTPLIVKFPRDDIAIGAIVVGCALVVFCASENILTSPFSMVVANVIMGVHIAVNQHRGESLLAGHQSF; from the coding sequence ATGCTTGCGCATCTTATCGGCTTCTCGTTCTGGTGGTACCTGGTTATCGACTTGCTCGCTGACCGGTTCCCCCTGCCTTATGTGCGGCTGAACGAGCTTCCGATTATTGCGGTCATGTTCTTCCTGTTGTTAGACAGGCCATCACACAGAAAGCGTTATCGAATCGGGCTATGGGAGATCACGTTCATTGCCTTTGCGGCGTTCTACGGGGTAGGGCTTATCTATGCCGAGCTGTTCATGGTCCGTGCCAGTGGAGTCATCAACTATGGCGACTGGATGCGCACCTTTTTGACGCCGTTGCTTTTCTATATCGTCATCATCGAGTGCAATAACCGCGAGCATTTCAGCATGAAAGTGCTGATTTATTGGCTGGTGGGGACGATTGCGTTTATTGCAATGCTGGGTTTGCTGCAAGCGGGCAACGTGGCGGGCTTTAGGAATTGGTTCCGGGGCTTTTATCAGTGGGATAAGATCGACGCCAAGCTTGTTGGCCCCTCTGCCGAGTATCAGGCCAGGGGGATTAGTGCGCACGCAAACGGTCACGCCGAGATCTTGTCGATGGGTTTGGCGACGGTCGCCTTTCTTTTCTCGCTTAAGGTGAAAAAGTGGGTGGTTGTCGGGTACTCGGGCTTGGTGGCGCTGTCGCTCTTCTTCACCTATTCACGGGGCGGAATTTTGGCGATGACGCTGATCATCGTCGGTATTTGCGCTTTCTACATCGTTCGTCGGAAGTGGGTGATCAGTGGCGTGATCGGTGGGTGTTTCCTGGGGGCGATGATCGCGTTTTTGGCGATGGTGTATGCCTTTGACATCAAGCGCTACAAGGAGCCTTTGGAGGGCCGGTCGATCGCGCGTGCGAACATGTCGATTTCGAGTTGGTATGACCGTATTGACACGAACAACCGTATGGCGGAGATGTTCCGCAGGTTCCCGGTTTTTGGCGCTTCGCCAGCGGGTGCGGGTCTGAACCGTCAGGGCGTTTTAAGCTACAACTACTACAACGCTGAGGGCGTGACGGGCACGGCCTATTATCAGATGCCTGCTTACTTTGGGTTTGGGGGGCTTGTCTTTGTTTTTATCATTCTGTTGCTGCCCTTTACGCCGTTGATCGTGAAGTTTCCACGTGACGACATAGCCATAGGGGCTATCGTTGTTGGCTGTGCGCTGGTGGTTTTTTGCGCCAGTGAAAACATTCTAACGAGCCCGTTCTCGATGGTTGTAGCGAACGTCATTATGGGAGTCCATATTGCGGTCAACCAGCACCGTGGCGAGTCGTTGTTGGCTGGGCATCAGTCGTTCTAA